One region of Duncaniella freteri genomic DNA includes:
- a CDS encoding glycosyltransferase family 2 protein: MVSVSIVTFHTPLSQLECCLKSLDSRCVSRIYIIDNSRSDHLHKWCSDKPKVTYLPNDNTGYGAGHNTAIRLELPLPGEYHLVMNSDVEFFPEIIKDIEKYMDSHPSTGMLQPKMLGTNGDKQYSCRRLPTPADVFIRRFFPEGWFRGIRERYLLKHLDQERTWNIPYHQGSFMFIRKKALMDTGIFDERFFMYPEDIDLTRRIHRNYLTVYWPGATIVHHHEAASYKSLRMLGIHIVNMIRYFNKWGWIHDPERDLFNNQIEGNITYTQASKPELKLPPQATN, translated from the coding sequence CGAATGTTGCCTGAAGTCGCTCGACTCCCGGTGCGTATCACGCATATATATAATTGACAACTCCCGGAGCGACCATCTGCATAAATGGTGCTCAGACAAACCGAAAGTCACATATCTGCCAAACGACAACACCGGATACGGCGCAGGACATAACACAGCCATACGCCTTGAACTACCACTCCCGGGTGAATATCATCTGGTCATGAACAGCGATGTAGAATTCTTTCCGGAGATCATCAAGGATATCGAAAAATATATGGACTCACATCCCTCCACAGGAATGCTTCAGCCCAAAATGCTCGGCACAAACGGAGACAAACAGTACTCATGCCGCCGTCTCCCTACCCCTGCCGATGTGTTCATACGCCGGTTCTTTCCTGAAGGATGGTTCCGTGGCATACGTGAGCGTTATCTGCTCAAGCATCTCGACCAGGAGCGCACATGGAACATCCCTTATCATCAGGGCAGCTTTATGTTCATACGTAAAAAAGCTCTCATGGACACCGGAATCTTCGATGAGCGGTTCTTCATGTACCCCGAGGATATCGATCTCACACGCCGCATACACCGAAACTATCTCACAGTATATTGGCCTGGGGCAACCATAGTCCATCACCACGAAGCGGCATCGTACAAATCGCTCCGAATGCTCGGGATACATATCGTCAACATGATCCGATACTTCAACAAATGGGGATGGATACACGATCCGGAAAGGGACCTGTTCAACAATCAGATCGAGGGAAACATCACCTATACACAAGCCTCGAAACCAGAGCTAAAATTACCCCCCCAGGCAACTAACTAA